A genomic stretch from Cloacibacterium caeni includes:
- a CDS encoding tetratricopeptide repeat-containing sensor histidine kinase, translated as MKINSTLSSNFSTPESSSTLLKNQFAMICRCLMFFCLTFGFASGLKAQNLSEVISNLKSELSKNPDDKKRASIYSDLTWYYASVSVDSALSYGKKAISATEKLQDSVLLAQVYSDLGAVHFRNNDFKNSEKNYLKSYQIRKRQKNAAGIAKLNNNLASVYQSSFQYHKAMKMYLEALKYFDAKGDVRNSNITKANIGLLFVDLKDNRNAIKYITEAINYFESQERSVEIENKLCENYLNLGKAFQMQKNYSEAEKQYQKSAAICNKIGNKQGISFANRNLGNLYTMQRKDSLAQVNLQVSQEVREEFNSKIDQESNSIDVAQSLIVKGKYQDAKRMLLKILPTFEKEKSKENQLSTYKLLTNVYHNTAQPDSAEFYFEKYIALDNELVNTNVISSTAELEKKYQTLKKDSEILQQKSKIFKRNVAISSLAALLLFGFVFYRNRQHRQKVEHQKAILHQQDLATKAVITAEDNERKRMATHLHDGVGQLLMAANMNVSVLNEYKDNPENFKNITQKISNILSDAIADVRTLSHQMMPNMLIKNSLTNALRDLIEKTSTPKLAVNLQIEGLETEVDQNIQVTLYRIIQECINNTVKHSGADKIDISVIQSDKKITTEIKDNGKGFNPLKITENKDGIGLQNMKARIEMLKGKMRIDSAADRGTKVFIEIPIV; from the coding sequence ATGAAAATAAATTCTACTCTTTCTTCTAATTTTTCTACACCAGAATCATCTTCTACTTTGTTGAAAAATCAGTTTGCGATGATTTGTAGATGTTTGATGTTCTTTTGTTTGACTTTTGGTTTTGCTTCAGGTTTGAAGGCGCAAAACTTATCTGAAGTCATCAGCAATTTAAAATCCGAACTCAGTAAAAATCCGGACGATAAAAAACGGGCGTCCATTTACTCGGATCTTACTTGGTATTACGCCAGTGTTTCGGTAGATTCTGCGCTTAGTTACGGGAAAAAGGCCATTTCGGCAACGGAAAAACTTCAAGATTCTGTTTTGTTGGCGCAGGTTTACAGTGATTTGGGAGCGGTTCATTTTCGAAATAATGATTTCAAAAATTCAGAAAAAAATTATCTGAAATCTTATCAAATCCGCAAAAGACAAAAGAACGCCGCAGGAATTGCAAAACTCAATAATAATTTGGCTTCGGTATATCAAAGCAGTTTTCAGTACCACAAAGCGATGAAAATGTACCTGGAAGCTCTGAAATATTTTGATGCAAAAGGAGATGTAAGAAATTCCAACATCACAAAGGCGAATATCGGACTGTTGTTTGTGGATTTAAAAGACAATCGCAATGCAATCAAATACATCACAGAAGCGATCAACTATTTTGAATCGCAGGAAAGAAGCGTGGAAATAGAGAATAAACTCTGCGAAAATTACCTCAACTTGGGAAAGGCATTTCAGATGCAGAAGAATTATTCCGAAGCGGAAAAACAGTATCAAAAGAGTGCAGCAATTTGTAATAAAATCGGGAATAAACAGGGAATTTCATTTGCCAACAGAAATTTGGGAAACCTGTACACAATGCAACGAAAAGATTCTTTGGCGCAAGTAAATCTTCAGGTTTCACAAGAAGTTCGGGAAGAATTTAATTCTAAAATTGATCAGGAAAGCAACAGCATCGATGTGGCGCAAAGCTTAATTGTAAAAGGCAAATACCAAGATGCTAAACGAATGCTTTTGAAAATTTTGCCGACTTTTGAAAAAGAAAAATCTAAAGAAAATCAGCTTTCTACTTACAAACTCCTTACCAATGTTTATCATAACACCGCGCAGCCGGACAGTGCAGAATTTTATTTTGAAAAATACATCGCATTAGATAATGAATTGGTGAATACCAACGTGATTTCCAGTACAGCAGAACTCGAAAAAAAGTACCAAACATTGAAGAAAGATTCCGAAATTCTTCAGCAGAAATCTAAAATATTTAAAAGAAATGTTGCGATTTCTTCGTTGGCCGCTTTACTTCTTTTCGGTTTTGTTTTTTACAGAAACCGTCAACATCGCCAAAAAGTGGAACATCAAAAAGCCATTCTCCATCAGCAAGATTTGGCTACCAAAGCGGTAATTACAGCCGAGGACAACGAGCGGAAAAGGATGGCAACCCACCTGCACGACGGAGTGGGACAGCTTTTAATGGCGGCCAATATGAATGTGAGTGTGTTGAATGAATACAAAGACAATCCGGAAAATTTTAAAAACATCACTCAGAAAATATCGAATATTCTTTCGGATGCCATTGCGGATGTTCGTACGCTTTCGCATCAGATGATGCCGAATATGTTGATTAAAAATTCTTTGACCAATGCCTTGAGAGACCTCATCGAGAAGACATCAACGCCGAAACTCGCTGTTAATCTGCAAATTGAAGGCCTTGAAACCGAAGTCGATCAAAATATTCAGGTGACGCTCTACAGGATTATTCAGGAATGCATCAACAATACGGTTAAACATTCGGGAGCCGATAAAATCGATATTTCCGTGATACAGTCTGATAAAAAAATTACCACAGAGATTAAAGACAATGGCAAAGGTTTCAATCCTTTAAAAATTACGGAAAATAAAGATGGAATAGGCCTGCAAAATATGAAAGCGAGGATTGAAATGCTGAAAGGAAAAATGCGAATTGACAGCGCTGCAGATCGCGGTACAAAAGTTTTTATTGAAATACCAATCGTCTAA
- a CDS encoding DUF3667 domain-containing protein has translation MENICKNCNQLITANFCANCGQKKFKRIDKKYIWEELQYTVFHTNKGLLYSLKNILKNPGKTAKEFIEGNRVNHYKPILLVFVLSGIATFISFKVLNLKEIMNAYFSQQHINSNFMGDIMSFMSSYSSILMLLYVPLFAITTKIAFRKWGHNYYEHIVMNAYILSFYTLISILFVYPIMFFFRHSPGAFYNLTQFSILLVPLILVWFFKEFYKEKSLKNIILKVLAVLGLTILGYLIFIILAGFVGFGIAMIKGPEAMEYLKLK, from the coding sequence ATGGAAAATATTTGTAAAAACTGCAACCAACTTATTACAGCGAATTTCTGTGCGAACTGTGGACAGAAAAAATTTAAACGAATTGACAAAAAATATATTTGGGAAGAATTACAATATACTGTTTTTCACACCAATAAAGGACTGCTCTATTCGCTAAAAAACATTCTAAAAAACCCTGGAAAAACAGCAAAGGAATTTATCGAAGGAAACCGAGTAAATCATTATAAACCCATTTTGTTAGTTTTTGTATTGAGTGGAATAGCTACGTTTATTTCTTTTAAGGTTTTAAACCTAAAAGAAATTATGAATGCTTACTTTTCGCAACAGCACATTAACTCAAATTTTATGGGAGACATAATGTCATTTATGTCTAGTTATAGTTCGATATTAATGTTACTTTATGTTCCATTATTTGCAATAACAACGAAAATAGCCTTTAGAAAATGGGGTCATAATTACTATGAACACATAGTAATGAATGCTTACATTCTATCATTTTATACTTTAATAAGCATCCTCTTTGTATATCCAATTATGTTCTTTTTTAGGCATTCACCAGGTGCATTTTACAATTTAACTCAATTTTCAATTCTGCTTGTTCCATTAATATTAGTTTGGTTTTTTAAGGAATTTTATAAAGAAAAATCTTTGAAAAATATTATTTTAAAAGTTCTCGCCGTTTTAGGCTTGACAATCCTAGGTTATTTGATTTTTATTATTTTGGCAGGATTTGTTGGTTTTGGAATAGCAATGATAAAAGGTCCAGAAGCAATGGAATATTTAAAACTGAAATAA
- a CDS encoding bile acid:sodium symporter family protein yields the protein MNLRKLADKQNVFLLLLLVMVLAGKLIPYQESYNQIFNLEQFIDWGIAGIFLLYGLKLNLKEVLKDVSNWKLHLLVQAGTFILFPALVLVFYPIFKDSPYFQSWLSVYFLACLPSTVSSSVVMVSIAKGNVTSAIFNASISGLIGIVMTPLLMGFFLNAQAAESHQSEIIQQLLLKVLLPIILGILLNPIFKNWVTKYSKIIAEFDRLIILLIVYESFSKAFIENIFSTVPLLVFVVITLAAIALFFIVYEILKRISLRLGFSREDVITTAFCGSKKSLVHGSLFVMILGIPEEQKVLFLLPIMIYHSFQLFYVSALANKIAKSKV from the coding sequence TTGAATCTTAGAAAATTAGCCGATAAACAGAATGTTTTCTTGTTGCTGTTGCTGGTGATGGTTTTGGCGGGAAAACTCATTCCTTACCAAGAATCTTACAATCAAATATTTAACTTAGAACAATTCATCGATTGGGGAATTGCGGGGATTTTCCTTTTGTACGGGCTAAAACTCAACTTGAAAGAAGTGCTGAAAGATGTCTCCAATTGGAAGTTGCACCTATTGGTTCAAGCGGGAACTTTCATTCTTTTTCCTGCATTGGTATTGGTTTTTTATCCAATTTTTAAAGATTCGCCGTACTTCCAAAGTTGGCTTTCCGTATATTTTTTAGCGTGTTTGCCTTCTACGGTTTCTTCATCGGTAGTGATGGTTTCTATAGCCAAAGGAAATGTGACTTCAGCTATTTTTAATGCCTCTATTTCTGGACTTATTGGCATTGTAATGACGCCTTTATTGATGGGGTTTTTCTTAAATGCTCAAGCTGCCGAAAGTCATCAGTCTGAAATTATCCAACAATTATTACTCAAAGTTCTTTTGCCGATTATCTTGGGAATTCTGCTCAATCCGATTTTTAAAAATTGGGTAACGAAATACAGTAAAATCATTGCAGAATTTGACCGTCTCATTATTTTACTCATCGTTTACGAAAGCTTTTCTAAAGCATTTATCGAGAATATTTTTTCTACCGTTCCTTTATTGGTCTTTGTGGTGATTACACTTGCTGCAATAGCGTTGTTTTTTATCGTTTATGAGATTTTAAAACGCATTTCACTTCGATTGGGTTTCAGCAGGGAAGATGTGATTACCACTGCTTTTTGTGGCTCCAAAAAATCTTTGGTTCATGGCAGTTTATTTGTGATGATTCTAGGGATTCCCGAAGAACAAAAAGTTCTTTTCCTATTGCCGATTATGATTTACCACAGTTTCCAACTGTTCTATGTAAGTGCTCTCGCCAATAAAATCGCAAAAAGCAAAGTTTAA
- the cas9 gene encoding type II CRISPR RNA-guided endonuclease Cas9 (Cas9, originally named Csn1, is the large, multifunctional signature protein of type II CRISPR/Cas systems. It is well known even to general audiences because its RNA-guided endonuclease activity has made it a popular tool for custom editing of eukaryotic genomes.) produces the protein MAKILGLDLGTNSIGWALIEDNQNKILGLGTRIFPMGVENLGDGEGEISKNASRTGARGVRRQFFRRRLRKQILLKSLSENKMCPLEASDFQEWKRNKRFPIEKLTTWFALNPYELRQKALIEKLSLEEIGRIFYHLIQRRGFLSNSRKGGSDDGTIFKGNPKEGKIGITETQKNIEDKTLGAYLFEIYPKENQPFQDGLERIRNRYTTRKMYVDEFELIWNKQAQFHAELTNELKTLFGGRKLDGYKEDGILFHQRPLRSQKHLVGNCSFEPNKTKCPISAIPFEQFRVWQWVNTVEYNGKKISQEEKEKIIEFLFANEKPEFKKIRKVIGKESSEFKFNYKDDDKIVGTHTISNLSNKKYFGAKWLEFTEKEQEDIWHVLYFFDSKSNLKEYAIKNWNFTEEQAESISKFNVKDGYASLSRKAISNILPFLKLGFTYDVAVVLGGIKNVFGSDWEKLSDEKRNFFYDNVYEIVRSKNKGGFIEIIKDILRNDYNISDNQLRKLYHHSATIDATELLEKLPVGKDADKDIQAIRNPIVITALFELRKLVNELIDEHGKIDEIKVEMARDLKISKSQRNKIRKEQKRLERENDRVKARLLEERQRITHDNILLYKLWEECKHTCPYTGKPISVTQLFSGEVQIEHIHPWSRSLNDSFSNKTLCYADENRKKGNKTPFEFYGSDEANWSAIKERALKLFSDTKEYPNAYQKFKRFVQQKFDDDFSTRQLNDTRYISKEAKNYLSKICNKVTVSPGQATSNLRHKWGLNQILNDDNEKTREDHRHHAIDALVMACTKVSYVQELSKWNRYNRGYDVKDFPMPWLSFWKDAEKAVNQILVSHKKVSNDITVRTHTTEKNGKKYKNLGIAARGQLHKETVYGKRTFNGEEAFHVRKPIESLETAKQIAKVVDESIRLLILKRVNELGGFVKDKVPANTFFIVDENGVKQPQIFLPNQNGAPVPILKVRVKENIGGAEKLKTNVSQWVNPRNNHHVLIYKDEKGNLKEEVVTFWTVVERKRTGQSVYQLPLDGKEIVTTLHINDMFLLGLSEDEINWENPDYKVLKEHLYRVQKFTSGDYYFRKALTSSIQNLEEKQQINSFGFGKNGWSTHNPIKVKISVSGKIIPF, from the coding sequence ATGGCAAAAATTCTAGGATTAGACTTGGGAACGAACTCTATTGGGTGGGCTTTAATTGAAGACAATCAAAACAAAATTTTAGGATTAGGAACTAGAATATTTCCTATGGGAGTAGAGAATTTAGGAGATGGTGAAGGTGAAATTTCTAAAAACGCTAGTAGAACTGGAGCAAGGGGAGTAAGAAGACAGTTTTTCAGAAGAAGATTAAGAAAACAAATTCTTTTAAAATCACTTTCAGAAAATAAAATGTGTCCGCTAGAAGCTTCTGATTTTCAGGAATGGAAGAGAAATAAGAGGTTTCCTATTGAAAAATTAACAACATGGTTTGCCTTAAATCCTTATGAACTACGTCAGAAAGCATTAATTGAAAAGTTGTCTTTAGAAGAAATAGGAAGAATTTTTTATCATTTAATTCAGAGAAGAGGATTTTTAAGTAACAGTAGAAAAGGCGGAAGTGATGATGGTACTATTTTTAAAGGGAATCCAAAAGAAGGAAAAATTGGAATTACTGAAACGCAAAAAAATATTGAAGATAAAACATTAGGCGCTTATTTATTTGAAATTTATCCGAAAGAAAATCAACCTTTTCAGGATGGTTTGGAACGAATTCGAAATCGATACACCACCCGTAAAATGTATGTAGATGAGTTTGAATTGATATGGAACAAACAAGCCCAATTTCATGCTGAACTTACGAATGAATTAAAAACCTTATTTGGTGGAAGAAAATTAGATGGTTACAAAGAAGATGGAATTTTATTTCATCAGAGACCTTTACGTTCTCAAAAACATTTGGTAGGAAATTGTTCTTTTGAACCTAATAAAACAAAATGTCCAATAAGCGCCATTCCATTTGAGCAATTTAGAGTTTGGCAATGGGTGAATACAGTGGAGTACAACGGGAAGAAAATTTCTCAAGAAGAAAAAGAAAAAATTATAGAGTTTCTATTTGCCAATGAAAAACCTGAATTCAAGAAAATTAGAAAAGTTATTGGTAAAGAAAGTTCAGAATTTAAATTTAATTATAAAGATGATGATAAAATTGTAGGAACTCATACCATTTCTAATCTATCAAATAAAAAGTATTTTGGTGCAAAATGGTTGGAGTTTACAGAAAAAGAACAAGAAGATATTTGGCATGTATTATATTTTTTCGATAGTAAATCTAATCTTAAAGAATACGCTATTAAGAATTGGAATTTTACAGAAGAACAGGCTGAATCTATTTCAAAATTTAATGTGAAAGATGGTTATGCAAGTCTGAGTAGAAAAGCTATTTCTAATATTCTGCCATTTTTAAAACTAGGTTTCACCTATGATGTAGCTGTTGTCTTGGGCGGAATTAAAAACGTTTTCGGTTCAGATTGGGAAAAGCTATCTGATGAGAAAAGAAACTTCTTTTATGATAATGTTTATGAAATCGTTCGTTCTAAAAATAAAGGTGGATTTATTGAAATCATCAAAGATATTCTAAGAAATGATTACAATATTTCAGATAATCAACTAAGAAAATTATATCATCATTCTGCCACAATTGATGCCACAGAATTATTAGAAAAGTTACCAGTAGGTAAAGATGCAGATAAAGACATTCAAGCAATAAGAAATCCAATAGTTATTACGGCATTGTTTGAATTGCGAAAGTTAGTGAATGAATTGATAGACGAACATGGTAAGATTGATGAAATCAAAGTAGAAATGGCTCGTGATTTAAAAATATCAAAATCACAACGTAACAAAATTCGTAAAGAACAAAAACGATTAGAAAGAGAAAATGATAGAGTAAAAGCAAGATTGTTAGAAGAAAGACAAAGGATTACTCATGACAATATTTTACTTTATAAACTCTGGGAAGAATGTAAACATACTTGTCCCTATACAGGGAAACCTATTTCTGTAACTCAATTATTTTCTGGCGAAGTTCAAATTGAACATATTCATCCTTGGAGCCGTTCTTTGAATGATAGTTTTTCTAATAAAACATTGTGCTATGCAGATGAAAACCGTAAAAAAGGGAACAAAACACCTTTTGAATTTTATGGTAGTGATGAGGCGAATTGGTCTGCAATAAAAGAAAGAGCCTTAAAATTATTTTCTGATACTAAAGAATATCCTAATGCGTATCAAAAATTTAAAAGATTTGTTCAGCAAAAATTTGATGATGATTTTTCAACAAGACAACTCAATGATACAAGATATATCAGTAAGGAAGCTAAAAACTATCTCTCTAAAATTTGTAATAAAGTAACCGTTTCACCGGGACAAGCTACTTCTAACTTGAGACATAAATGGGGATTAAATCAGATTTTAAATGATGACAATGAGAAGACGAGAGAAGACCACCGTCATCATGCTATTGATGCATTAGTAATGGCTTGTACTAAAGTTTCTTATGTTCAGGAATTATCAAAATGGAACCGCTATAATAGAGGATATGATGTAAAAGATTTTCCTATGCCTTGGCTTAGCTTCTGGAAAGATGCAGAAAAAGCGGTAAATCAAATTTTAGTTTCTCACAAAAAAGTTTCTAATGATATTACCGTTAGAACTCACACCACTGAGAAAAATGGTAAGAAATATAAAAATTTAGGAATTGCAGCTAGAGGACAATTGCATAAAGAAACCGTTTATGGAAAGAGAACATTTAACGGAGAAGAAGCATTTCATGTAAGAAAGCCTATCGAAAGTTTAGAAACAGCCAAACAAATTGCTAAAGTAGTAGATGAATCCATAAGACTTTTAATTTTAAAAAGAGTAAATGAATTAGGAGGTTTTGTAAAAGATAAAGTGCCTGCAAATACTTTTTTTATTGTAGATGAAAACGGAGTAAAACAACCTCAAATCTTTTTACCTAATCAGAATGGCGCACCTGTTCCTATATTAAAAGTAAGAGTGAAAGAGAATATCGGTGGAGCCGAAAAATTGAAAACTAATGTAAGTCAGTGGGTAAATCCTAGAAATAACCATCATGTATTAATTTATAAAGATGAAAAAGGAAATCTAAAAGAAGAAGTGGTAACATTTTGGACGGTTGTAGAACGCAAAAGAACAGGACAGTCAGTGTATCAACTACCTCTTGATGGAAAAGAAATAGTCACTACTTTGCATATCAATGATATGTTTTTATTAGGTTTAAGCGAAGATGAAATCAATTGGGAAAACCCAGATTATAAAGTTTTAAAAGAGCATTTGTATAGAGTGCAGAAATTTACATCGGGTGATTATTATTTTAGAAAAGCACTAACATCATCAATACAAAATCTTGAAGAAAAACAACAAATAAATAGTTTTGGTTTTGGTAAAAATGGTTGGTCAACACATAATCCAATAAAAGTAAAAATTTCAGTTTCAGGAAAAATTATTCCATTTTAA
- a CDS encoding cold-shock protein gives MADSFSKKENFKKKIQKQKEKAQRREERKANNNKGKELEDMFSYVDEFGRITTTPPEKRQEVSLDDIQLGAAPIPEEETRKSGIITFLSEKGYGFITEDRSKENVFFHQNNAREILKKGHKVSFEKERSAKGFSAINIELVK, from the coding sequence ATGGCAGATTCTTTCTCAAAAAAAGAAAACTTTAAGAAAAAAATTCAAAAACAAAAAGAAAAAGCACAGCGCCGTGAAGAGCGTAAAGCGAATAACAACAAAGGAAAAGAACTAGAAGATATGTTTTCCTATGTAGATGAGTTCGGAAGAATTACAACTACTCCGCCAGAAAAAAGACAAGAGGTTTCTCTAGACGATATTCAATTAGGAGCTGCTCCTATTCCTGAAGAAGAAACTAGAAAGTCTGGAATCATCACTTTCTTAAGCGAAAAAGGTTACGGTTTCATCACCGAAGACCGCTCAAAAGAAAATGTATTTTTCCACCAAAATAATGCTAGGGAAATCCTGAAAAAAGGGCACAAAGTATCTTTCGAAAAAGAAAGATCTGCTAAAGGATTTTCGGCAATCAACATTGAATTGGTAAAATAA
- a CDS encoding cold-shock protein, whose protein sequence is MQEGTVKFYNETKGFGFITPNNGGDDIFVHSSGLSTRTIKENDKVVYQVTQGQKGLNAIQVKLA, encoded by the coding sequence ATGCAAGAAGGCACCGTAAAATTTTACAACGAAACAAAAGGTTTCGGATTTATTACTCCCAACAACGGAGGAGATGACATTTTTGTACATTCTTCTGGTTTAAGCACTAGAACAATTAAAGAAAATGACAAAGTTGTGTACCAAGTAACACAAGGACAAAAAGGATTAAACGCTATTCAAGTAAAATTAGCATAA
- the ffh gene encoding signal recognition particle protein: MFNSLQDKLDKALQNIQGRGKITEINVAETVKEIRRALVDADVNYKVAKDLTKRVQDKALGQNVLTSITPGQLMTKIVHDELVELMGTTQEGINLSDKPTIILIAGLQGSGKTTFSGKLANYLKQKRSKNPLLVACDVYRPAAIDQLTVLADQVGVTIYKEIENKNPVEISQNAIQFAKENKHDVVIIDTAGRLAIDEAMMNEIRNVHQAVKPTETLFVVDAMTGQDAVNTALAFNHVLDYNGVVLTKLDGDTRGGAALTVRSVVNKPIKFISTGEKMEALDLFYPERMADRILGMGDVVSLVERAQEQFDEEEAKKLHKKIAKNEFGFDDFLTQINQIKKMGNMKDLMGMLPGVGKAIKDVDINDDAFKHIEAIIYSMTPEERRRPSVIDMNRKKRIAKGAGRKLEDVNALMKQFEQMGKMMKMMQGPQGKQLMQMMSKGMPNMPGMGGNLFGK, translated from the coding sequence ATGTTTAATAGTCTTCAGGACAAGCTAGATAAAGCCTTACAAAACATTCAAGGCCGCGGAAAAATTACAGAAATTAACGTAGCGGAGACGGTAAAAGAAATTCGCCGTGCTCTAGTAGATGCCGATGTTAATTACAAAGTAGCCAAAGACCTTACCAAAAGAGTTCAAGACAAAGCACTAGGACAAAACGTGCTTACCTCTATTACTCCAGGGCAATTGATGACCAAGATTGTACATGATGAATTGGTAGAATTGATGGGTACTACTCAAGAAGGCATTAATCTTTCTGACAAGCCAACCATTATTTTAATTGCTGGTTTACAAGGTTCTGGTAAAACTACTTTTTCTGGAAAATTAGCCAACTATTTAAAACAAAAAAGAAGCAAAAACCCTTTATTGGTTGCTTGTGACGTTTACAGACCTGCTGCAATAGACCAGTTAACGGTTCTTGCAGACCAAGTAGGCGTAACCATCTACAAAGAAATCGAAAATAAAAATCCTGTAGAAATTTCTCAAAACGCTATTCAGTTTGCTAAAGAAAACAAGCATGATGTAGTGATTATAGATACCGCAGGTCGTCTTGCCATAGACGAAGCCATGATGAACGAAATCAGAAACGTTCACCAAGCCGTAAAACCTACAGAAACTCTTTTCGTAGTAGATGCGATGACGGGACAAGATGCCGTAAATACAGCTCTTGCCTTTAACCATGTTTTAGATTATAACGGTGTAGTTCTAACCAAATTAGATGGTGATACCAGAGGTGGTGCTGCGCTTACAGTTCGTTCGGTAGTTAACAAACCGATTAAGTTTATCTCTACTGGTGAAAAAATGGAAGCTCTAGACCTGTTCTACCCAGAAAGAATGGCGGACAGAATTCTAGGAATGGGAGACGTAGTTTCCTTAGTAGAAAGAGCTCAAGAACAATTTGACGAAGAAGAAGCTAAAAAACTTCATAAAAAAATCGCTAAAAATGAATTTGGTTTTGATGATTTCTTAACGCAGATTAACCAAATCAAAAAAATGGGTAACATGAAAGACTTAATGGGAATGTTACCAGGCGTAGGAAAAGCCATAAAAGATGTAGACATTAATGATGACGCTTTCAAACACATAGAAGCCATTATTTATTCTATGACTCCAGAAGAAAGGAGAAGACCTTCTGTGATTGATATGAACCGTAAAAAAAGAATTGCTAAAGGTGCTGGTAGAAAATTAGAAGATGTAAATGCACTGATGAAACAATTCGAACAGATGGGCAAAATGATGAAGATGATGCAAGGTCCTCAAGGAAAACAACTCATGCAGATGATGAGTAAAGGAATGCCTAATATGCCAGGAATGGGCGGCAACCTTTTCGGGAAATAG
- a CDS encoding PhoH family protein produces MYEITYELTGIDTKTFYGVNNQYFNLLKSSFPTLKITGRDNFIFAMGNQETLDVLQQKLDDIVSYISTNNSIGLKDLENILKIKSEEEKQLVFDQDIIVKGVNGKIIKAKTTNLKKLVKESEKKDMVFAIGPAGTGKTYTSVALAVRALRDKEVKRIILTRPAVEAGESLGFLPGDLKEKLDPYLQPLYDALRDMIPHEKLEGFIERKVIEVAPLAFMRGRTLDEAFVILDEAQNTTHSQMKMFLTRMGMNAKFIITGDPSQVDLPPKQHSGLKEAMRILKGVHEIGFVHLTEEDVVRHPVVKKIILAYNAEEKRQREE; encoded by the coding sequence TTGTACGAAATCACTTACGAACTCACAGGAATAGACACTAAAACGTTTTATGGTGTTAACAATCAATATTTTAATTTATTGAAATCTTCTTTTCCTACGCTGAAAATCACGGGGAGAGATAATTTTATTTTTGCAATGGGTAATCAAGAAACGCTTGATGTACTCCAGCAAAAATTAGATGATATTGTGAGTTATATTTCCACCAATAATTCTATTGGACTTAAAGATTTAGAAAATATTCTCAAAATAAAAAGTGAGGAGGAAAAACAATTGGTTTTTGACCAAGATATCATTGTAAAGGGTGTAAATGGTAAAATCATCAAAGCGAAAACCACCAATCTTAAAAAATTGGTCAAAGAAAGTGAAAAGAAAGACATGGTTTTCGCCATCGGTCCTGCAGGAACAGGGAAAACTTATACCAGTGTAGCATTGGCAGTGAGAGCATTGAGAGATAAAGAAGTCAAAAGAATTATTTTAACCAGACCTGCAGTAGAAGCAGGGGAGAGTTTAGGATTTTTACCAGGCGACTTGAAAGAAAAACTCGATCCTTATTTACAACCGTTGTATGATGCTTTGAGAGATATGATTCCTCACGAAAAATTAGAAGGTTTTATCGAGCGCAAAGTGATAGAAGTAGCTCCACTAGCTTTTATGAGAGGAAGAACTTTAGATGAAGCTTTTGTCATTCTAGATGAAGCGCAGAATACCACACATTCTCAGATGAAAATGTTTCTGACGAGAATGGGCATGAATGCTAAATTTATCATTACAGGAGATCCAAGTCAGGTAGATTTGCCACCAAAACAACATTCTGGGCTAAAAGAAGCGATGAGAATTCTAAAAGGAGTTCATGAAATAGGTTTTGTACATCTTACAGAAGAAGATGTGGTAAGACACCCAGTGGTAAAGAAAATTATCTTGGCTTACAACGCCGAAGAAAAAAGACAAAGAGAAGAATAA